atagtatccttcgccTGAGTCTTATACCTATTACGACAACGCACTTTAATATCTTGTCCATTGTATGTGTTAGTTACTAAATGTAACACCAAatatattgtgatttatttattgagtAGCAAATAAGTAGCTTAGGGATAGCGATAGATACTCGACTACGTACCTACATAATCTCTACTCTTACATCATTTCGATTGTTGTTGACGTTGTTCTCCAGTAAATCTAAGTACGAGTAATATGCAATATAGAGTTAGGCGAGGtgtaatataagttatagaagaatgtcgcttttttaattttttcattcaCCAAATGGAGAAATGTGCCTAAACTGTTAATTAAATACTTTGCATACCTGATTTTTATCGTTatatatttgaatataatatggaaactttaaaatattatttggaAGTGTTTTGCTGTTTAAGTATAAATAGTGTATAGACcaaattaaatacattttttgcgAAGGTGTACCAGTTTATATGTATATGCTTTATAGCCAGTAAGTCAGGACGATGGTCCAGTGTCACTTTTCAAGCTAATTTAAagcaaaattttaatgtctCAAAGAAAATGTCTATGTCAAGTTGTTAAATCACAATGTGTCACGCATTAGTCATCTCACTGTCGTAATGtgacgtttatttatttatgtgttaTTTATAAACGGGAGTTAAAATGTTACTAAATTTAAATCTTGTTATTATCTTGTTGTATGCATGTCatgtaataaattatttcagaTTAAAACATTTActtcttatttaaatattcaatgcatggtatatttttaagtagcattttaattttttttagataacTAAAACCAAGACAGGTACTAGATTGCATGACTCATGTTCATGTCTCAAAGATAAAGaagttaaataataatttagctGCTTGCTTAaatagattttatttaaatgtatatACATTTCAGAACTAATACGTGGTTTCCCCACGAAACTAAACAATTGTTAGCTATCACTATCACCTAACACGATTGTATTGTACTCCCTTTGCACCTAAATCATTACTTAATCTGAAGTTGTTAGTTTCACTATCTCCGTCTGTCTTTCTGTCGTTTGTGAGAAATCGCTGTAcgtaaaattatcaaaatcgtTTAGGGAACAGTACTTTAAACAATCAACAATCTAATCATCCAATTAATATATAGGTTAAATATCAGTATCTATCCGCGCCGTCGAAGCGGAACTTGTTAGGCGGGAGGCCTCTGCGCTGCGTGCCTCGGATGGTGAACACAGCCCCGCCAAGCGGGGGCTCGCGCGACGTGGTCACGAACAGCTCGTCCAGCCGCGGCCCGCCCCAGCACAGTGACGTCACGCGCGCCGCTGGCAGCGTGTAGGCCGCTAGTAGCTCGCCGCAGTCTGGGTTTATGTGGAGCACCTGGAGGTTACAGATGTCTTGTGATGATCATCATCGTGCATTATTGcttagtaataaaatataaagggATGATACAGACGTACTGCGACCCAACTGCAAGCACTTTGCGTGCAGTTCCCATACAAGTATCAGTTAGTCGTATCGGCCGTAACTAGTATAAGAGAAATTCTAGGGCGCGTAAAGTAATGCAAAATATTACaacattgtacagtcaaccaattggaaccctaggccactgtagaactatgtcacagtgacgttataaatcagattgtaagaaatctctgactgcttgtcattttgacatggttgtagagtggcctagggttccaattggttgactgtacagtcgaaCTAAATTATGCTGTAGAACTTCAGTGTTACAATATAGATCGACATCGACAATCTAGAATCTAGATTGTCAATCGCCAACACTGCAATTTATAAGGGGCTTTAAATCGTCGGATGGCAACCAAAACTCACTAAGTACTACCTCAAATTAATATCGATAGTTAACCATAATATTTGCAGcacacacagagaacctcctatagagtgccaGTATGGCTAATTTTGTTCCCGGTACAAATCGCCAAAACTTGAAGCGCGAGGCTCGGGCGGGGTGATATgttagcgcgctgcgattggtcgtttcaaggacggtgGGCGGGAGCACTGTTGCATAAGGATGGGACATGCTTGTTACCGTAATTTATGTTGACCGGTTTTGGTTGAATTATTTTACCAGAAATTATTGTTAGTTATTATTAATAACAATGCATACTATAAAAAGGTACATACATTTTACTTGGTATTTCATATGAAATCTTTTAAAGATAAAAGTAATGAGAGCTTTAATACTGAAATCAGACATCATGTTCGTAacatccttttttacgcactagtatcgtaatgtactattaaatccACTAGTATATATACagacaccctgtttttatttaattctgcttactttaagggaaggttctttagatcaaatacaattacttTCTCTAAGAATGATGTGATAAGAATGATCCTAAAAAGCCAACATAACATTTATCGATTCTCGTACTGCCTTGGAGTTCATCATCGGGCCCACCAGTGGACTCGCATGGGCGTCACTGAGTCAAAAAACCTGCATTTAAAAACACTGTCCATGTTTTGATGATTGTTtccagggctcggataccggtaaaattttcaaaccgttatcatgtacttacGGCAAAACTAATTTCGTTAGTTAAAATTTCGTTTccgctcgaaaaaccgctatttttaaaccggttttaggggaacgctttcataaaggtatcgtccgattaaccggtttagaacaaaataaaccggtttattccacagcatgataggtaattactgttcaaaccaaacaaaaaagtcgctgTGTGAACGTAAGTATTTACGCGGTGCCggtgcgtctcgccgctcgtcgaataaaccggtttatttcggttaatataaagttctcataacgttcgcctTCTTTAGAAAgatcggagtaaaatcgaaataaaccgttTTTAACCGGTTCCAAGTCTTGATTGTTTCAGCTTTAGCAAAACTATTACCTACTTACGaaataaactataataaaaaCTAAGAATTAAACTACTTGTTTACCTACTAACCAACCAACCATAAGCTTCAAACCaactacctaaataaaaaaaactacatattcTACAAattactacttactacttagtACGTACTGACTACTCTAACAAACATCGGAAAATATTATATTGgtagaaattattattttcatctcTACTTATTGCGTAAACAAATCCGGTAAAACGTTGTTAAAACAAAACACGAGGTCACGGTAATAAACAAAATCAACATTGTCACATCACTACGATACACGTGCTTCGTAAGAAAGGAATAGCACATTgcatttttaatttgatgaaaagggacagagtATGACTGTCGCGTCAACTACTTCTAGtggccagtgtaagttgacctatgctggctcggaataaattataaatatgacttaccTGTGAAATGTAAttccgtctgtttttaaatttgacttTCTTGTGGtttttccacaccatttcacactacaggtggacattttTAAGCATCAAAtgccctttttcaattttttttttgcgaaaaacacgcgctctTTGCGGATCTGCTACTTGGTCGCAACTGaacgggcacggcgagcgcccgcgcttatatcagtgcaaatactaggaaggctggcaaccgcgagtcgtcttataattcatgtctataggggttggtctgtggcagCACACGCAGCACAACAAGgttgatttattttaattgatGAATTTTGGTTGGGTTGGACCTTGTAGTGCTGGTGGTTTACTTAATGAGTTTTGGTTGTCACCCGACGATATATGGTTGCCATAggtttacatacatatatagtATATAATATTGGTACTCACCGTCCCACCGAACATGAGCGCCACCCAAAGATGACCCTCAGTGTCTATGGTCATGCCGTCTGGAATCGCATCGGTATATCCGTGCGCCGTGATGTCAAGAATGGTTCTTCGGTTACCTGTTCaataaaatcataatattaGTTCTCATTTCTAAGGCAACATTTTGTAGAGCAAAAGCCAAATTTAACTCTTTCGATTCGAAAGGGGGTTATTCTGAGCTGCTCTCTACAGTTAACGCTTCATATAGGTGCATGTCTCCACTACTTGAGCAAGTAATACATTTGATAATGAATATAGATTCACGACGATTTTGAGCGCCTAAGTGGTACTGCTGGAAATGATGATTAGGTACATGAGGATTTACTGTGGTACTGACCTACGTCTCCAGTGAGCAAGTCATAGTCGAAAGCCTCTATCTTCTGAGTGGGCGAGTCCACATAGTACATGACGGTGTTGTTGGGCGACCAGGTGATCCCGTTGGAGATGCTGACAGGCCGCAGCAGCGCGCGCGGGCTCCGCAGCGTGTACTGATCGATGCTGTACAGAGTAGCCTTGTCCGTTACCACGTCGTCCCCGGTTTGAGGGCCTTTTGTACCTGGGAGATTTAACATCCCTAGAACATTCTATGTACCTATAATAGGTATGCATATAATAGCTAagtagtaagtaggtatgtaatgtatatAATCGTCTAGttcccatagtacaagctatacTAAGTTTGAAACTGGGTCAGTCTGTAGTGTGAAAGATGTCTTTCAATATTCATTTGTTATTAATGTTACAGcgacataattaataattaagtgtCAAGCTGTAGACTATCAGTATTTTGTGAACCTATAATTATGAATAATTGTTTAATGTTTCTTAAAACAAAgagacataataatatattcgcATCATACCTAATACTTACATACGGTAAAATTATGTTATGGGGCATGACACACATCATGTCTCAATACAATAACattattacatttaaattgattaacTGCAGGTAATATACTATTGAATGTCTCCTTTGACAAACATATAGTACAATTAAATTAATCTtctacttttaaacgagcaattcttgtatatttatttatttatttatttatttatttatatataccgacgatctcggaaaccgctctaacgatttcgctgaaatttgttatgtgggggttttcgggggtgaaaaatcgatctagcgtagccttagatcggaaaacgcaaattttcgagttttcatgagtttttctttcgcgttagtaaacgtaaaatatggtcgttaatttcgccgcgcgcgcatcgattccgcttagctcagtcgtacgaggtcggtctaatgtacgcagatagatcgtaggtgtcagggtttcgaatcccggccagaaatgaagtttttgttttttgtcttttttttttgtttttgtatttataa
This genomic window from Leguminivora glycinivorella isolate SPB_JAAS2020 chromosome 1, LegGlyc_1.1, whole genome shotgun sequence contains:
- the LOC125227170 gene encoding regucalcin-like, which produces MMLGAILFLLISICESISGYKPMLAKSNGKRQEEPDYKVSMVASEEHAGSPALFTHGESPVWDVDTQSLYFVDVLEQNLHRLHYGTGQIFTKHIGYGQVNVISLVEGSSRLLVAVRAGLYLLDWATEGDAALRLLATMDDGFPDNVINEGKPDAEGRFVAGTKGPQTGDDVVTDKATLYSIDQYTLRSPRALLRPVSISNGITWSPNNTVMYYVDSPTQKIEAFDYDLLTGDVGNRRTILDITAHGYTDAIPDGMTIDTEGHLWVALMFGGTVLHINPDCGELLAAYTLPAARVTSLCWGGPRLDELFVTTSREPPLGGAVFTIRGTQRRGLPPNKFRFDGADRY